From Pararge aegeria chromosome 9, ilParAegt1.1, whole genome shotgun sequence, the proteins below share one genomic window:
- the LOC120626155 gene encoding F-box only protein 28 has translation MVSTRQMSSVGGGGGSSDGAGPSHAEPVTVARVTRHSSALLPGGSSPHASTSKTIVLPAPKIYSTNLLDLPIEVLEKIFRYVGFKSVSHLRLVNRHFNTVCSSILNSTFQRLQNQMLHRFQAIKAKMPRRESARRSHPLACESDIIETLHMRLSLLQMTFGKHIERKHCCFFPGEILDEVYCILSYLKTTTKLARPYKVTDELFDLTTMAMEYFKEHIEPFLPEITYFGTDFFDITTAFSPGESSKSYMCLDSPPPSGFEASPAAAGSATESGRRASVTLYLEESLPPSPPPPQSNMVLRKRIHRIKQGMKKYNDQLSALRSDLRSCKRKTALQQKQIAEQQKQIAEQQKQTLEYANRLDDYDKKNEETSRKFQTLLQELNKCKTELQYWRSRSPAVPPLCAECGASLRLSPALAQWAAGSMAEASEETASGSKDTVAVDTPTEAAKPETKESEEAASTPPARRRASADAAGVSHTPDRKKRRLTRPRKL, from the exons ATGGTGTCAACTAGGCAGATGAGTAGTGTCGGGGGCGGCGGTGGAAGTAGCGATGGTGCTGGGCCCTCACACGCAGAACCCGTGACAGTGGCGCGCGTGACTCGCCACTCGAGCGCTTTGCTCCCGGGGGGCTCATCGCCTCACGCCAGCACCTCCAAAACTATTGTTCTCCCGGCACCCAAGATATACTCTACTAATTTGCTGGATTTACCAATTGAAGTTTTAGAAAAGATATTTCGCTATGTGGGTTTCAAAAGTGTCTCCCACCTAAGATTG GTAAACCGGCATTTTAATACAGTTTGTAGTAGTATTTTGAATTCTACCTTTCAAAGACTACAAAATCAAATGCTACATCGTTTCCAAGCCATTAAGGCAAAGATGCCTCGCAGAGAGTCTGCGCGCAGGAGTCATCCTCTTGCCTGTGAATCTGATATAATTGAGACATTGCATATGCGATTAAGTTTACTACAAATGACTTTTGGTAAACATATAGAAAGGAaacattgttgtttttttccTGGAGAG ATCCTTGATGAGGTGTATTGTATTTtgtcatatttaaaaacaacaacTAAACTGGCGAggccttataaagtgacagatGAGCTATTTGATTTGACTACAATGGCCATGGAATACTTCAAGGAGCACATTGAACCTTTTTTACCAGAGATTACATATTTTGGTACAGACTTCTTTGATATCACCACCGCTTTCTCAC CCGGCGAGAGCAGCAAGTCGTACATGTGCCTGGACTCGCCGCCGCCCAGTGGCTTCGAGGCGTCGCCGGCGGCCGCGGGTAGTGCGACCGAGTCGGGGCGGCGCGCGTCCGTCACGCTGTATCTTGAGGAGAGCCTGCCACCGTCGCCGCCGCCGCCGCAGTCCAACATGGTGCTGCGCAAGCGGATACATCGCATCAAGCAGGGCATGAAGAA GTATAATGACCAATTATCGGCACTACGAAGTGACCTTAGGAGCTGTAAGCGTAAGACGGCTCTGCAGCAGAAGCAAATAGCGGAACAGCAGAAACAGATAGCGGAGCAGCAGAAACAAACGCTTGAATATGCCAATAGGTTAGATGACTACGATAAGAAAAATGAGGAAACTAGTAGAAAATTTCAGACATTATTGCAG GAGTTGAACAAGTGTAAGACGGAGCTGCAGTACTGGCGCTCGCGGTCGCCCGCCGTGCCGCCGCTATGCGCCGAGTGCGGCGCTTCGCTGCGCCTCTCGCCCGCTCTCGCGCAG TGGGCGGCCGGTTCGATGGCAGAAGCGAGCGAGGAGACCGCGAGTGGCAGCAAAGACACTGTGGCGGTGGACACGCCGACCGAGGCAGCTAAGCCCGAGACCAAGGAGAGCGAAGAGGCCGCGAGCACGCCTCCCGCTCGCCGGCGCGCCTCCGCCGACGCGGCGGGCGTGTCCCACACGCCGGACCGCAAGAAGCGTCGGCTCACCCGGCCCCGGAAGCTATGA
- the LOC120626526 gene encoding max-like protein X isoform X2: MYSQCGSSGSIQNIHQTPSSSNHNSDEDDSGDNKASAISFKERRREAHTQAEQKRRDAIKKGYDSLQELVPTCQQTDASGYKPSKAAVLQKSIDYIQYLLQQRRRQEDERNALRKDVVALRIMQANYEQIVKAQHSVPGHSEQRLTDQDKFRVFQGVMDKLFDSFESVPTNNFAEFSAGVFNWLEEYCKPQSLRTLVHGVLREQSYTP; encoded by the exons ATGTATTCTCAATGTGGAAGTAGTGGGTCCATTCAAAATATACATCAGACACCATCTTCATCCAACCACAACTCAG ACGAGGATGATAGTGGTGATAATAAAGCATCAGCAATTAGCTTTAAAGAAAGAAGGAGAGAAGCTCATACTCAG gctGAGCAAAAAAGAAGAGATGCTATAAAGAAGGGATATGACTCCTTGCAAGAACTTGTGCCTACTTGTCAGCAAACTGATGCTTCGGGATATAAGCCTAGCAAAGCTgca GTTCTACAAAAATCCATAGATTACATTCAGTACCTATTGCAACAGCGCAGACGTCAAGAGGACGAGCGCAACGCACTGCGCAAAGATGTCGTCGCTCTGCGCATAATGCAGGCTAATTATGAGCAAATTGTGAAAGCTCAGCATTCTGTGCCCGGCCACAGTGAACAGAGGCTCACCGATCAAGACAAGTTTCGAGTG TTTCAGGGTGTAATGGACAAACTTTTCGACTCGTTCGAGTCGGTCCCAACGAACAACTTTGCCGAGTTTTCCGCCGGGGTTTTTAATTGGCTCGAGGAATACTGCAAACCTCAATCGCTGAGGACATTGGTGCACGGTGTGTTGCGGGAACAAAGTTATACGCCCTAg
- the LOC120626526 gene encoding max-like protein X isoform X1: protein MYSQCGSSGSIQNIHQTPSSSNHNSEDEDDSGDNKASAISFKERRREAHTQAEQKRRDAIKKGYDSLQELVPTCQQTDASGYKPSKAAVLQKSIDYIQYLLQQRRRQEDERNALRKDVVALRIMQANYEQIVKAQHSVPGHSEQRLTDQDKFRVFQGVMDKLFDSFESVPTNNFAEFSAGVFNWLEEYCKPQSLRTLVHGVLREQSYTP from the exons ATGTATTCTCAATGTGGAAGTAGTGGGTCCATTCAAAATATACATCAGACACCATCTTCATCCAACCACAACTCAG AAGACGAGGATGATAGTGGTGATAATAAAGCATCAGCAATTAGCTTTAAAGAAAGAAGGAGAGAAGCTCATACTCAG gctGAGCAAAAAAGAAGAGATGCTATAAAGAAGGGATATGACTCCTTGCAAGAACTTGTGCCTACTTGTCAGCAAACTGATGCTTCGGGATATAAGCCTAGCAAAGCTgca GTTCTACAAAAATCCATAGATTACATTCAGTACCTATTGCAACAGCGCAGACGTCAAGAGGACGAGCGCAACGCACTGCGCAAAGATGTCGTCGCTCTGCGCATAATGCAGGCTAATTATGAGCAAATTGTGAAAGCTCAGCATTCTGTGCCCGGCCACAGTGAACAGAGGCTCACCGATCAAGACAAGTTTCGAGTG TTTCAGGGTGTAATGGACAAACTTTTCGACTCGTTCGAGTCGGTCCCAACGAACAACTTTGCCGAGTTTTCCGCCGGGGTTTTTAATTGGCTCGAGGAATACTGCAAACCTCAATCGCTGAGGACATTGGTGCACGGTGTGTTGCGGGAACAAAGTTATACGCCCTAg